Within Paeniglutamicibacter psychrophenolicus, the genomic segment GTCTCGGCGTCGGTGGAGGCCATGCCGGTGAGCACCACGTCGAAGCCGCCCAGCTGCTTGATGGCGGTGGCCAGCGCCAGGGAGGTGGCCCCGGCGTCGGAACCTGCAAGCGCCGGGTCGCAGATGTGCACGCCCGCGGCCGCCCCCATCTGCAGGGACTTCTTCACGGCGTTCGCTGCCGCTTCGGGTCCCATGGTCATGGCCGTGACGGTGTTCCCCGCCTTGTCCCCGCCGCGGGCCTCGGCCAGCGCGAGGGCCGCCTCGATGGCGTACTCGTCGAGTTCCGACAGGACCGAATCCTTGCGGTCCAGCCGCTGCCCGGGGCCGGACAGGTGGCGATCGAATTGGACATCTGGCACGTGTTTGACCAACACGAGAATGTTCAGGGGCGTGCCGGTGTTCTGGCTCATTGCTGCCTTTCTGGAAACTTGGACAGATCTGTGTGGGAGAGAGCGCCCGGTGCGTACCGGGCGCCGCCGATGGCGGGCGGGACCGGCCGATCTCCCCGCTCCATCGTATCGGTGCCCGGAGGTGCCCGCTGGCCCGCCCCCGGGCCCAAGGCGGGGCGGGGCGGGCGCACCGGCACGGCAAACGCTGCGCGCATGGCACAAACGCGGCGTACCGGGCGCCAGGAAGGGTCCTGGCAGCCGGCACGCCGCGTTTGTCAATATTTCACTTGATTGCTCCGCGTTGCGCGGTGTGACCCGGGGCGGCACCGTCCATGTTGCGCCATGTGTCGCCCGGGTGCGCCGCTACTGGGCCGGGGTTTCGCCCACCGTCACGGTGGCCGATTCCGCCGCGCCGCCGCGGGTGTAGTGGACCACCGTGGTGCCGCCGGCCGGGATCTCGCGGATCGCGGCGGTCAGCGAGGTGCTGTCGGAGATGCTGCGCGCATCCACGCCGGTGATCACGTCGCCCGCCTTCAGGCCCGCCTTGGCCGCGGGGCTGTCGGCGACGACCTCCTTGACCTCGGCGCCGACGCTGAACGAGGAGGAGTTCCCGCCGTTGGCGTTGGCGGGTTTGGCCTGCACCGTGACCCCGAGCAGCCCGTGGGTGGCCGAGCCGTTGTCGATGATGTCGTTGGCGATGCGCTTGGCGTAGTCGATCGGGATGGCGAACCCGACACCGATCGAGCCGCTGTCCGAGGAGGAGGTGGCGCCGGAACCGGAGGAGGCGATCGCGACGTTCACCCCGATGATGTTCCCGTTCACGTCCACCAGCGCGCCGCCGGAGTTGCCGTGGTTGATCGCCGCGTCGGTCTGGATCACGTTGATGAAGATCGAGCCCCCGGAACTGGACTGCTGCTGTTGCTGCTGGTCCGGGGCGCCGGGGAACTGGAAGTTGAACTGGTTGCCGTCGCCGTTGTCGTTCGAATCGCTGCCCTCGGATTGCTTGGGCACCGCGGAGGAGGCGACGGAGATGGTGCGGTTAAGCGTGGAGATGATGCCGTCGGTGACGGTGCCGCTCAGGCCCAGCGGGGCGCCGATCGCGATGGCCGTGTCGCCCACGTTCAGGTTGCCGGAGGCCCCCAGTTCGGCAGGCACCAGGTCTTGCGCCTCGATCTTGATCACGGCCAGGTCCGAGAGCGGGTCGGTGCCCACCACGGTGGCGTCGTGGACCTTCCCGTCGGAGGTGCGCACCGCGATCTTCGGGCTGCTGGTGGTCCCGCCCAGGGTCACCACGTGCGTGTTGGTCAGGATGTGCCCGGCCGTGTCCAGGATGATGCCGGAGCCCGAGCCGGCCTCGGAGGTGCCTGCGACATCGATGGTGACCACGCTGGGGCTGGCCTTGGCGGCCGCCGCGGTGACTGCGGTGACGTTCTTCGGGTTGTTGATGACCACGTCGCCCTGCGGGGTGGTGCTGGAGGATGCGGCTGCCGTGGGGTTGGAGTTCATCACGTAGTTGGCGCCCACCGCGCCGCCCGCGCCGATGATGGCGGCGGCGACCATGCCCACGATCAGGGCACCGGAGGTGAATTTCTTCGGCGCGTTGTTCCGCGCCGGGGGAAGCGGTGCGCCGAAGGCGGAGGCATGTTCTTCGGCGGTCGGGGTGCCGTAGGGCGAGCCGCCCTGCGGCGCCGAGTTCCAGGCGTGCGTCGGCTGTTGCGCGGGGGCCGGGGCCCCGTAGGCAGGCTGCGGCTGCGCGCCGGTTGCCGGCCCTTGCGCCGGGGTGCCCTGTGCCGGTGCGTCCTGGCCGGGGTTGCCCGTGTGGCGCGGCAGTGCCTGGGTCGGATCCGCGGCCCCTTCGATCCGAGAGACCGGTTGGGTGCCGCCGGTGCCCGCGGCGCCGTCGCCCGAACCGTCGGCTGGGGTGCTCGGCGGGGTCGCGGGGCGCGGCGGCACGGCGCCGGATTCCGGCTGCTGTTCCGGATCGCGGCCGGTGCCCGGCTGCTCAAACTGGTTCTCGCTCATGACTGTTCTTCCAATCCCTGACGGTGGATTCCTCTGCGTTTCCTGGTTACAACTATGCCCGTGCGGGCTGTGGTGGCGAAAAGGAGAACCTGAGTGTCGGCTGTGAGAAGGTGTGATTCGAAAACCACCTGCCCGATGCACCGGCGATTCTGTGGACTCGCGCGTTTCACCCACCTAGAATCAACATCGACAGCAGAAACCGGAAAGTTGCCTGGAATCATGCAGCGATCCGCGCACTTTCTGCGGCCGACCATGCAAGGGTGAAGGAAAACCATGAAATCGCTCCCCCGGCGGATGGCACTTGTTGCCTCCGCAGGAATCTTGTCCCTGTTCATGCTTGCACCACCGGCCCTGGCCGATTCCCCCGTGCAGATCCCCCCGGGGCAGTTCGTCGTGGACCAGGCCGACGTCCTGGGTTCGGACACCTCCGAGGTCGAGGCTGCGGTGAAGCAGCTGAAGCGGGACACCGGCCAGTCGCTCTACGTCATCTACGTGGATACCTTCAGCAACCCGGACGACCCCGACGAGTGGGTCACCGAGGTGGCCAAGTCCAAGAACATGGGCACCAGCGACGTGGTGCTGGCCGTCGGGGTCCAGGATCGCCAGGCCAGGTTCACCACCAACGACCGCAGCGAGCTGCACGCCTCCGGCCAGGACATCTTCAACCAGATGGTGTCCCCCGAGCTGTCCGACGAGCAGTGGACCGCCGCCGCCCTGGGCGCGGTCACCGGCATCGAGAACGTCTCCGACGGCATGACCCCCGACGGCGGGGAAGCCGCCACCGGCCCGAACGGTTCGGGCTCCACCGGCGGATCCGGCGGCGGCGGCACCGCCGGCTGGCTGCTGGTCGGCGGGGTCGTGGTGGTCGGCGGCGCCACGGCCTGGGCGCTGACGCGCCGCAAGAAGCTCCCCGCGCAGCTCCCGCAGGTGGCCACCGGTCCCGACGGCAAGCCCCTGGACCCGCTGGCATCGCTCAGCATCCCGGAATTGCGCACCAAGGCCGGCAGCCTGCTCATTGCCGCCGACGACGCCATCCGCTCCTCCGAGCAGGAGGTCGGCTTCGCCCAGGCACAATTCGGCGAGGCGGCCATCAAGCCCTTCGCCGAGGACATCGAGACGGCCAAGACGCACATGTCCGAGTCCTTCAAGCTGCAGCAGCAATTGGACGACGAGATCCCCGACACCGAGGAAGAACAGCGCTCCTGGCTCGGTGAGATCATCCGCCGCTGCGAGGCCGTCAATGAGACCCTCGAGCAGCACACCGAGGAATTCGCCTCGCTGCGCGAGCTGGAAAAGAACGCGCCCGAGGCTGCCGCCTCGCTCAAGGCGCGGATCGAGCCGCTGCGCCAGCGCGTCGGCACGGTCCAGGGACAGCTCACCGAGCTTGCGACCCGCTACACCGACGGCGCGCTGAACCAGGTCCACACCAACATCGCCGAGGCCGGCGAACGGCTGGACTTCGCCAACACCGCGGTGTCCACCGCCGAGGCGAAGATCGCATCGGCCGAAACCGCCGAGGCCGCCGTCGTGGTCCGCGCCGGGGAGGACGCCGTGCACCAGGCCACCGTGCTACTCGATGCCGTGGCCCACGCCGGGGACGACCTGGACAAGGCCCGCACCGACCTCGAGTCCATGGTCTCCACCGCCGCCCAGGACCTGGCCCAGGGCCGCGCCCTGGTCGCCAACGGTTCCAACCCCGAGCTGGCCGGATCGGTCGCCGCCCTGGAATCCGCGCTCTCCTCGGTCCAGGCGCAGGTCGGCACCGGGCGGGTGGACCCTGTCGCCTTGCTGGCCGAGGTCGATGCGGGGCTTCGCCCGCTGAACGGGCAGCTGAACCAGATCCGTGATGCGCAGGAACGAAACCGCCGAGCGGCCGACCAGCTGCAGGCGGCCATCCGCTCCGCGCAGATGAAGATCAGCGGCACCGACGACTTCATCCGCGCCCGGCGCGGCGGAGTCGGCGCCACGGCCCGCACCCGGCTGGCAGAGGCCCAGCGAAACCTCGAGGAAGCGCTGCGCCTGGCCTCCACCGACCCGGTCAATGCCCTGTCCTACGCCGAGCACGCCTCGGCGCTGGCCGACCAGGCCGCCCGCGAGGCGGAGAACGACGTCAACGGATTCGGCGGCGGATTCGGCGGCGGCCGGGGCGGAAGCAACGGCCTGGGTGGCGCCATCCTCGGCGGCATCCTCATCGATTCCATCCTGCGCGGCGGCTCGCATTCCGGTGATTCCGGCGGCGGCATCTTCGGCGGCGGCGGGTTTGGCGGATTCGGCGGCGGCGGCGGAGGTGGCTTCGGCGGCGGGTTCGGCGATGGCGCGGGAGGCAACTTCTAGCCGCAGCACCCCGGCACCGGCACCGACCGCCCCCGGTCGGTGCCACGGATCCCGGCTACCGACCGGGACCCCCACAGATTGCAGTACTGCGGTTCCGGCATCCGGAAGCGCGACAGAAGAAGATCAACCAGTCAGTCAACGAAAGGTCTCACCGTGGCAAAGCAGTCTATTTTTGGTCGTGTCGCCCAGCTGGCCAAGGCCAACATCAACGCCATGCTCGATTCGGCCGAAGATCCCCAGAAGATGCTCGACCAGATGGTCCGCGACTACACCGACAACATCGCCGAGGCTGAAACCGCCGTCGCCCAGACCATCGGCAACCTGCGCATGATCGAGGAAGACTACAACGAGGATGTCCAGGCATCCTCCGACTGGGGCAGCAAGGCCCTGGCCGCTTCGGGCAAGGCCGATGAGTTCCGTTCCGCCGGCGAAACCGCCAACGCCGACAAGTTCGACTCGCTGGCCAAGGTCGCCATCCAGCGCCAGATGCAGGCCGAGTCCGAGGCGAAGTCCTCGGAGCCGACCATCACCTCGCAGCGCGAGATCGTGGAGAAGCTCAAGTCCGGCCTGGACGCCATGAAGTCCAAGCGCCAGGAACTGGTTTCCAAGCGCGACGAGCTCGTGGCCCGCGCCAAGTCCGCCCAGGCCCAGAACCAGGTGCAGGAGGCCGTGAAGTCCATCGACATCATGGATCCCTCCAGCGAGGTCGGACGCTTCGAGGAAAAGATCCGCCGCGAAGAGGCCCGCGTGCGCGGCGCCGCCGAGCTGGCCTCCTCGTCGCTGGACGCCCAGTTCAACTCCCTGGAGGACATGGGCGAGCAGACCGAGATCGAGGCCC encodes:
- a CDS encoding electron transfer flavoprotein subunit beta/FixA family protein is translated as MSQNTGTPLNILVLVKHVPDVQFDRHLSGPGQRLDRKDSVLSELDEYAIEAALALAEARGGDKAGNTVTAMTMGPEAAANAVKKSLQMGAAAGVHICDPALAGSDAGATSLALATAIKQLGGFDVVLTGMASTDAETSLVPAQLAERLGVAQLTNLSKLEIDPGTNTVTALRVGEDGAQSVEATLPVLISVTDQANEPRYPNFRGILAAKKKKITTLTLAQLGLAEEAVGAAGSATRVLSAAPRPPRAAGQVITDSGQAGIALVDFLADAKLI
- a CDS encoding PspA/IM30 family protein encodes the protein MAKQSIFGRVAQLAKANINAMLDSAEDPQKMLDQMVRDYTDNIAEAETAVAQTIGNLRMIEEDYNEDVQASSDWGSKALAASGKADEFRSAGETANADKFDSLAKVAIQRQMQAESEAKSSEPTITSQREIVEKLKSGLDAMKSKRQELVSKRDELVARAKSAQAQNQVQEAVKSIDIMDPSSEVGRFEEKIRREEARVRGAAELASSSLDAQFNSLEDMGEQTEIEARLAALKAPKTAPSITTGADE
- a CDS encoding TPM domain-containing protein, yielding MKSLPRRMALVASAGILSLFMLAPPALADSPVQIPPGQFVVDQADVLGSDTSEVEAAVKQLKRDTGQSLYVIYVDTFSNPDDPDEWVTEVAKSKNMGTSDVVLAVGVQDRQARFTTNDRSELHASGQDIFNQMVSPELSDEQWTAAALGAVTGIENVSDGMTPDGGEAATGPNGSGSTGGSGGGGTAGWLLVGGVVVVGGATAWALTRRKKLPAQLPQVATGPDGKPLDPLASLSIPELRTKAGSLLIAADDAIRSSEQEVGFAQAQFGEAAIKPFAEDIETAKTHMSESFKLQQQLDDEIPDTEEEQRSWLGEIIRRCEAVNETLEQHTEEFASLRELEKNAPEAAASLKARIEPLRQRVGTVQGQLTELATRYTDGALNQVHTNIAEAGERLDFANTAVSTAEAKIASAETAEAAVVVRAGEDAVHQATVLLDAVAHAGDDLDKARTDLESMVSTAAQDLAQGRALVANGSNPELAGSVAALESALSSVQAQVGTGRVDPVALLAEVDAGLRPLNGQLNQIRDAQERNRRAADQLQAAIRSAQMKISGTDDFIRARRGGVGATARTRLAEAQRNLEEALRLASTDPVNALSYAEHASALADQAAREAENDVNGFGGGFGGGRGGSNGLGGAILGGILIDSILRGGSHSGDSGGGIFGGGGFGGFGGGGGGGFGGGFGDGAGGNF
- a CDS encoding S1C family serine protease, giving the protein MSENQFEQPGTGRDPEQQPESGAVPPRPATPPSTPADGSGDGAAGTGGTQPVSRIEGAADPTQALPRHTGNPGQDAPAQGTPAQGPATGAQPQPAYGAPAPAQQPTHAWNSAPQGGSPYGTPTAEEHASAFGAPLPPARNNAPKKFTSGALIVGMVAAAIIGAGGAVGANYVMNSNPTAAASSSTTPQGDVVINNPKNVTAVTAAAAKASPSVVTIDVAGTSEAGSGSGIILDTAGHILTNTHVVTLGGTTSSPKIAVRTSDGKVHDATVVGTDPLSDLAVIKIEAQDLVPAELGASGNLNVGDTAIAIGAPLGLSGTVTDGIISTLNRTISVASSAVPKQSEGSDSNDNGDGNQFNFQFPGAPDQQQQQQSSSGGSIFINVIQTDAAINHGNSGGALVDVNGNIIGVNVAIASSGSGATSSSDSGSIGVGFAIPIDYAKRIANDIIDNGSATHGLLGVTVQAKPANANGGNSSSFSVGAEVKEVVADSPAAKAGLKAGDVITGVDARSISDSTSLTAAIREIPAGGTTVVHYTRGGAAESATVTVGETPAQ